A region from the Salidesulfovibrio onnuriiensis genome encodes:
- a CDS encoding Na/Pi cotransporter family protein, with amino-acid sequence MTFSILAGLMGGLGLFLLGMRLMTNGLRKAAGAALRHILSTWTKTPARGIVSGFAITALVQSSSAVTVAAIGFVNAGLINLQQSIGVIFGSNIGTTITGWLVAAIGFNVEIKALALPLIGIGALLRLTGGNSRRTPVGDALTGFGLFFLGIEILKNSFQNVEPFINFGGMATDGITCSIIFLGAGFLLTFLMQSSSAAMAIVLTAAASDIIGIDCAAAAVIGTNIGTTSTAALSVIGATDNAKKVAAAHILFNIGTGVVALAMLPLLVGGILGMEHFFSALPSPAITLAVFHTVFNLFGVLLFTPFTSELVRFLDKKIGTDVPEVAKPRYLDNNILKTPSLALDALFLELGRTGEHCRLMAQKVLATNYRYSELLRDLTAIRGLIGEIRKFCTALHKEDLPNEVAENLPKTLRVLQYYSNMIEVIHTVSRDHVTLNHILPGDVDDQVYEFKMYIKDLLNIAHTPCSPEFESLQFMREKLSVLYKKLKDSILDAGANGRIEIEHMVELLEFYSKTKRLITQAIKATSYWASMKDPSEICKHATEENDYSWRLPETPEQQ; translated from the coding sequence ATGACCTTTTCCATCCTGGCGGGCCTCATGGGAGGCCTGGGACTCTTTCTGCTCGGCATGAGGCTCATGACCAACGGTCTCCGAAAGGCGGCCGGTGCGGCCCTGCGCCATATTCTCAGCACCTGGACGAAAACACCCGCGCGCGGCATTGTATCTGGGTTTGCCATTACCGCCCTGGTGCAGTCCTCAAGCGCGGTCACCGTGGCCGCTATAGGTTTCGTCAACGCGGGGCTCATCAACCTGCAGCAATCCATTGGCGTCATTTTCGGAAGCAACATTGGCACCACCATCACCGGCTGGCTCGTGGCGGCCATCGGGTTCAATGTCGAGATCAAGGCATTGGCCCTGCCGCTTATCGGAATCGGAGCTCTCCTCCGACTCACGGGCGGCAACAGCCGCCGCACGCCTGTCGGAGACGCCTTGACCGGATTCGGCCTGTTCTTCCTGGGCATCGAAATACTCAAAAATTCCTTTCAAAACGTCGAGCCCTTCATCAATTTCGGAGGAATGGCCACGGACGGAATAACCTGCTCCATCATTTTTCTGGGTGCCGGATTCCTGCTGACATTCCTCATGCAGAGTTCCAGTGCAGCCATGGCCATAGTCCTCACGGCGGCGGCTTCGGACATCATAGGCATCGATTGCGCGGCGGCCGCAGTCATTGGCACCAACATCGGCACGACTTCGACCGCGGCCCTGTCCGTCATCGGAGCCACGGACAACGCAAAAAAAGTGGCGGCGGCGCACATCCTCTTCAACATAGGCACAGGGGTTGTTGCCCTGGCAATGCTTCCGCTGCTTGTGGGCGGGATCCTCGGCATGGAACATTTTTTCAGCGCCCTGCCTTCCCCGGCCATTACGCTCGCCGTCTTCCATACCGTTTTCAACCTGTTCGGCGTTCTTCTTTTCACTCCCTTCACCAGTGAACTTGTCCGGTTTCTGGACAAGAAGATCGGAACCGATGTTCCCGAGGTGGCAAAGCCCCGTTACTTGGACAACAACATACTTAAAACCCCCAGCCTGGCACTGGACGCGCTGTTTCTCGAACTCGGCCGCACCGGTGAGCATTGCCGGCTCATGGCGCAGAAGGTTCTCGCAACCAACTACCGCTATTCGGAACTGCTCAGGGACCTAACGGCAATTCGGGGGCTCATCGGCGAGATAAGGAAATTCTGCACCGCACTGCACAAGGAAGACCTGCCGAACGAAGTGGCCGAAAACTTGCCCAAGACCCTCCGGGTACTGCAGTACTACAGCAACATGATCGAAGTCATACACACGGTTTCCCGAGACCACGTAACGTTGAACCATATTCTTCCAGGGGATGTGGACGATCAGGTCTATGAATTCAAGATGTACATCAAGGACCTGCTGAACATCGCCCATACGCCCTGCAGTCCGGAATTCGAAAGCCTGCAATTCATGCGCGAAAAGCTTTCGGTCCTCTACAAGAAACTCAAGGATTCCATCCTTGACGCAGGGGCGAACGGACGCATAGAAATTGAACACATGGTGGAGCTTCTCGAATTTTACTCCAAGACAAAACGGTTGATCACCCAGGCCATCAAAGCCACTTCGTACTGGGCAAGCATGAAAGACCCGTCCGAAATATGCAAACACGCAACCGAAGAAAACGACTACAGTTGGCGACTTCCTGAAACGCCGGAGCAACAATGA
- the lysS gene encoding lysine--tRNA ligase, giving the protein MSNTQNNKKKKIKLATKSEHVQKFMPMMEALQAKDELNQVIKTRVEKACVLLDESVPLYPNDFHQDSHVGDIFAAYDPMDAEALEGIEEKFSIAGRVVGLRSFGKATFFHVQDRSGKIQVFCSRDDLGAEAYTLFKKTDIGDIVGVVGSLFRTKTGELTMKTEGFKLITKSLRPLPEKYHGLKDVEIRYRQRYVDLIVTPRTKEIFMARTAIVRELRNFLDEKGFMEVETPMMQPIPGGATAKPFETHHNALDMKLYMRIAPELYLKRLLVGGFERVYEINRNFRNEGISTQHNPEFTMLEFYWAYANFENLMDLTEEMFSRVAERVTGSAKVEYQGEVIDLSIGAWTRMTFHDSLEKIGGISPEIYNDYEKCKELVKNSGEKVVEGEKLGKLQAKLFDIRVEPKLIQPHFIYHYPTDISPLSRRNEENPDITDRFELFMTGREMANAFSELNDPVDQRGRFEDQVAEKEAGDEEAHFMDEDYVRALEYGMPPAAGQGVGIDRLVMLLTDSASIREVILFPLLRPEA; this is encoded by the coding sequence TTGTCAAATACTCAGAATAATAAGAAAAAGAAGATCAAGCTGGCCACCAAGTCCGAGCATGTCCAAAAGTTCATGCCTATGATGGAGGCCCTGCAGGCCAAGGACGAACTCAACCAGGTCATCAAGACCAGGGTGGAGAAAGCCTGTGTATTGCTTGATGAAAGCGTTCCCCTCTATCCGAATGACTTCCACCAGGATTCCCATGTGGGTGACATCTTTGCCGCCTATGACCCGATGGACGCCGAAGCCCTTGAGGGAATCGAAGAGAAATTTTCCATTGCAGGCCGGGTTGTCGGCCTGCGGTCCTTTGGGAAGGCCACCTTCTTTCATGTTCAGGACCGTAGCGGAAAGATCCAAGTGTTCTGTTCCCGCGATGATCTGGGCGCCGAGGCCTATACTCTGTTTAAAAAGACAGACATCGGGGACATCGTCGGAGTTGTGGGGAGCCTGTTCCGCACCAAGACCGGCGAATTGACCATGAAGACCGAGGGCTTCAAGCTCATCACCAAGTCATTGCGGCCTCTTCCGGAAAAATACCACGGTCTCAAAGACGTGGAGATCCGGTATCGTCAACGTTATGTTGACCTGATCGTGACGCCCCGAACCAAGGAAATCTTCATGGCTAGGACGGCCATTGTCCGCGAGCTGCGCAATTTCCTTGATGAGAAAGGGTTCATGGAAGTGGAAACTCCCATGATGCAACCCATACCCGGAGGGGCCACGGCCAAGCCTTTTGAGACCCATCATAATGCCCTGGACATGAAGCTCTACATGCGCATTGCGCCCGAGCTGTATCTGAAGCGGCTGCTGGTGGGCGGCTTTGAGCGTGTGTACGAGATCAACCGAAACTTCCGCAATGAAGGAATTTCCACCCAGCATAATCCCGAATTCACCATGCTGGAGTTTTACTGGGCTTACGCCAACTTCGAAAACCTCATGGATTTGACCGAGGAGATGTTCTCCAGGGTCGCAGAACGGGTGACCGGCAGCGCCAAGGTCGAGTACCAGGGCGAGGTCATCGATCTTTCCATAGGTGCCTGGACCCGCATGACCTTCCATGATTCCTTGGAAAAGATTGGTGGCATTTCTCCCGAGATCTACAATGACTATGAGAAATGTAAGGAGCTTGTGAAGAACTCGGGAGAAAAGGTGGTTGAAGGCGAAAAACTGGGCAAGCTCCAGGCCAAGCTGTTTGATATTCGCGTTGAGCCGAAGCTCATCCAGCCGCACTTCATTTATCATTACCCGACGGATATTTCGCCGCTTTCACGCCGGAATGAAGAGAATCCCGACATTACGGATCGTTTCGAGCTTTTCATGACCGGTCGTGAAATGGCCAACGCCTTTTCCGAATTGAATGATCCGGTTGACCAGCGTGGCCGTTTCGAAGACCAGGTTGCGGAAAAGGAAGCAGGAGACGAGGAAGCTCATTTCATGGACGAGGACTATGTCCGTGCACTTGAATACGGAATGCCTCCGGCTGCAGGACAGGGGGTTGGCATCGACCGTTTGGTCATGCTGCTGACGGACAGTGCCTCCATTCGTGAGGTTATCCTGTTCCCGCTGCTGCGTCCTGAGGCCTAG
- a CDS encoding ABC transporter ATP-binding protein: MNSEAVYRLASVGKEFFGPTEMVNVLSKVDLVVGGGESIAIHGASGSGKTTLLHIMGSLDTVSSGSILFDGQEMATMNGRQRARLRNNRMGFVFQFHHLLSEFTTLENVAMPGLVNGLKKNKAFALAEEALARVGLSHRISHRVTTLSGGERQRAAIARAILLKPRVVLADEPTGSLDEHTGQMVGELLVALNKDLGTTLVVVTHNAELAGMMQKRYELRSGELYAAH; encoded by the coding sequence ATGAATAGCGAGGCCGTATACAGGCTTGCCTCCGTCGGGAAGGAATTTTTCGGTCCTACGGAAATGGTGAACGTCTTGAGCAAAGTGGACCTGGTCGTTGGCGGTGGAGAATCCATTGCCATTCATGGGGCTTCCGGTTCAGGCAAGACCACTTTGCTCCATATCATGGGCTCCCTTGATACGGTGTCCTCGGGGAGCATCTTGTTTGACGGCCAGGAAATGGCGACCATGAACGGACGTCAGCGCGCAAGGCTTCGTAACAACAGGATGGGGTTCGTTTTTCAGTTTCACCACTTGTTGTCCGAGTTCACGACTCTTGAAAACGTGGCCATGCCGGGGCTCGTGAACGGTCTGAAGAAGAATAAGGCCTTCGCGTTGGCGGAGGAGGCTTTGGCTCGTGTGGGGTTATCCCACAGGATCAGTCACAGGGTGACAACCCTTTCGGGCGGTGAGCGGCAACGGGCCGCCATAGCCCGCGCCATACTTTTGAAGCCGAGAGTTGTACTTGCAGATGAGCCGACGGGAAGCCTGGATGAACATACCGGGCAGATGGTTGGTGAATTGCTTGTTGCTTTGAATAAAGATCTGGGAACTACGTTGGTTGTCGTGACCCACAATGCCGAATTGGCCGGCATGATGCAGAAACGATATGAATTGCGTTCAGGAGAACTGTATGCTGCGCACTAG
- the bamA gene encoding outer membrane protein assembly factor BamA: MLRTSVRSLGVAFISIFLIATLAANAFSAAVDQDVKVAVLPFEIYAGDDLAYLKDSLPELLSDKLKEAGFDVVSQSDVVKVLQEKGFTSITNDNAREAALLLASGFSIYGTFNQIGENLTIDARIVDAFEKGKPKRVTVSKEGLINLLPAVDELVQMMRTGLLRQDVIAEIDVRGAKVLDKEVVLMRLPLAKGDLMTAKSINEALKSIYHLGYFDDVKVLVDDVAGGKKLTFEVVEKPRIEAISVLGSDAIDSEDIIEAISTKKGGVINPKVLADDIKLVREMYRKEGYYKAKVSHEIETGDSNQARLNFIIEEGEKLYIEEVIIDGAKQLDPDDIKDELALQERGFLSFIDGSGVLKEEYLERDAAAIMAYYHNHGFIDAKVGRAEVEVKDDGITVIFRCYEGERYKMGKVEFKGDLLDEPEKLAVITQSDELAKEDDYFNRSVAQEDVKRLTSHYNDYGYAYTDVAMKLNDDPEKLVVDVVYNITKHQKVHIRRVLVEGNVTTRDNVILRKMALADGDTFSGNKMNVSNRKLENLGFFDKVNVSPVQTGNPDEMDLLVQVKEKPTGQFGGGIGYSTFDGPYIGANITERNLFGRGYNSSLSALFGAQTSKFELDFLNPMVNDSNLGLGVNVYHKIQEFDHFNQDSTGGSVSLYYPLGDHTRLSASYNLVNYHIYDTDNETDSDVREDEGYNLNSSLGMTLTRDVRDRYRNPTSGYKWVGGISYGGGILGGTDDYVRYITSTDYYHKLFGETVFHAKGYLGFVHENIGGGDIPSGQRFKLGGIGTVRGYSKNKIRAQDSDNADADNATDAIGGDKAFYSNLELIIPVSEEWGVQFVPFFDMGNVWKEGEFWFEGVERFGDSAPSLGLYKSAGAELRWNSPIGPLSVSYGYGFEDLYDSKHQVIDFTVGKQF, from the coding sequence ATGCTGCGCACTAGTGTTCGCTCCTTGGGAGTGGCTTTTATTTCGATATTCCTTATTGCCACTCTTGCCGCCAATGCGTTTTCCGCTGCTGTGGATCAGGATGTCAAGGTCGCTGTTTTGCCTTTTGAAATTTATGCGGGCGATGACTTGGCTTATCTCAAGGATAGTTTGCCCGAGTTGTTGTCCGATAAATTGAAAGAGGCCGGTTTTGACGTTGTTTCTCAAAGCGACGTTGTTAAGGTCCTTCAGGAAAAGGGGTTCACGAGCATAACCAATGACAATGCGCGTGAAGCCGCATTGCTGCTTGCTTCAGGCTTTTCGATTTACGGCACATTCAATCAGATTGGTGAAAACCTCACCATTGACGCCCGGATTGTTGACGCTTTTGAAAAGGGGAAACCCAAGAGGGTCACCGTATCCAAAGAAGGGTTGATCAATCTCTTGCCTGCAGTGGATGAACTGGTTCAGATGATGCGTACCGGCTTGCTGCGCCAGGATGTCATTGCCGAGATAGATGTGCGCGGAGCCAAGGTCTTGGACAAGGAAGTTGTTCTGATGCGTCTGCCTTTGGCCAAAGGCGATCTTATGACGGCCAAATCCATCAACGAAGCTTTGAAGAGTATTTATCATCTCGGATATTTTGACGACGTAAAAGTTCTTGTTGACGACGTCGCCGGTGGGAAAAAGCTTACCTTTGAGGTTGTGGAAAAACCGAGAATTGAGGCCATCAGCGTTTTGGGGTCCGATGCCATCGACAGCGAAGATATCATTGAAGCTATTTCCACCAAGAAGGGGGGAGTCATCAACCCGAAGGTGCTGGCCGATGATATCAAGCTTGTGCGCGAGATGTATCGTAAAGAAGGCTACTACAAGGCCAAGGTTTCCCATGAGATTGAAACTGGCGATTCCAACCAGGCTCGTCTGAATTTTATTATCGAGGAAGGCGAAAAGCTTTATATCGAGGAAGTGATTATTGATGGTGCCAAACAGTTGGACCCCGATGACATTAAGGATGAGTTGGCCCTGCAAGAGCGCGGTTTTCTGAGTTTTATTGATGGTTCTGGTGTGCTCAAGGAGGAGTATCTCGAGCGTGATGCCGCAGCCATTATGGCCTATTACCACAACCATGGCTTTATTGACGCCAAGGTCGGGCGTGCCGAGGTTGAGGTCAAGGATGATGGGATTACGGTAATTTTCCGTTGCTACGAAGGAGAACGCTACAAGATGGGGAAGGTCGAGTTTAAAGGCGACCTGCTTGATGAACCGGAAAAGCTTGCCGTAATAACCCAATCTGATGAATTGGCCAAAGAAGACGATTATTTCAATAGGTCTGTCGCCCAGGAAGACGTAAAGCGACTTACCTCGCATTATAACGACTATGGGTATGCCTATACGGATGTGGCCATGAAGCTTAATGACGATCCGGAAAAATTGGTCGTTGATGTCGTTTACAACATTACCAAGCACCAGAAGGTACATATTCGTAGGGTCTTGGTTGAAGGGAATGTGACGACTCGGGATAATGTTATTTTGCGTAAGATGGCGCTTGCAGATGGAGATACGTTCAGTGGAAACAAGATGAACGTATCTAACAGAAAGCTTGAAAATCTCGGTTTCTTTGACAAAGTGAACGTCTCTCCTGTTCAGACCGGTAACCCGGATGAAATGGACCTTTTGGTTCAGGTCAAGGAAAAACCCACAGGACAATTTGGTGGGGGCATTGGTTATTCCACGTTTGATGGACCATATATCGGTGCCAATATTACTGAACGAAATTTATTCGGACGTGGTTATAATTCCAGCCTGTCCGCTCTTTTTGGGGCTCAAACCAGTAAGTTTGAATTGGATTTTTTGAACCCCATGGTTAATGATTCGAATCTGGGACTTGGAGTCAATGTGTATCATAAGATACAGGAGTTTGATCACTTCAACCAAGACTCCACGGGCGGATCGGTTTCACTTTATTATCCTTTGGGTGATCATACCAGATTGTCTGCAAGTTATAATTTGGTGAACTACCACATCTATGACACCGACAACGAAACTGATTCCGATGTTAGAGAAGATGAAGGCTACAACCTCAACAGTAGTTTAGGGATGACTTTAACCCGAGACGTGCGTGATCGATACCGGAATCCCACTTCAGGTTATAAATGGGTTGGCGGTATCTCATATGGTGGCGGGATTTTGGGTGGAACTGATGACTATGTCAGATATATTACCTCCACTGATTACTATCACAAGCTTTTTGGGGAAACCGTGTTTCATGCAAAAGGGTATCTTGGATTTGTGCATGAAAATATTGGTGGTGGGGATATTCCTTCGGGGCAGCGATTCAAGCTTGGTGGCATAGGAACAGTGCGTGGGTATTCCAAAAATAAAATTCGCGCACAGGACAGTGATAACGCCGATGCGGATAATGCCACCGATGCTATTGGTGGGGATAAGGCTTTTTACTCCAATCTGGAGCTTATTATTCCGGTGAGCGAAGAATGGGGGGTCCAGTTCGTGCCATTTTTTGACATGGGGAACGTTTGGAAAGAAGGAGAGTTCTGGTTTGAAGGCGTGGAGCGTTTTGGCGACAGCGCCCCTTCTCTGGGCCTGTATAAAAGCGCGGGTGCGGAACTTCGTTGGAATTCTCCCATCGGTCCTTTGAGTGTCAGCTACGGCTATGGTTTTGAGGATTTGTACGACAGCAAACATCAGGTTATTGATTTTACGGTAGGTAAACAATTCTAG
- a CDS encoding OmpH family outer membrane protein — protein sequence MKKIIISAVLACVLFATPALAAQKFGFVNLPEVLVKAEPAKQVSEKRAALKKKLQNKLLAERKAIQEMQIQREKQKKMLKPEALEEMDRKIRERMFRFNEDQKKAEAELKEEQNKMSEPVLTLLGKVIDEYGKKNGYTAIFNKLQMPFVADSADVTPEIIKELNNAWKNKK from the coding sequence ATGAAAAAAATTATAATTAGTGCAGTTCTTGCTTGTGTGCTTTTTGCCACCCCGGCCTTGGCCGCTCAAAAGTTTGGTTTTGTCAATCTTCCTGAAGTGCTGGTAAAGGCAGAACCTGCCAAACAGGTTTCCGAGAAACGGGCCGCTTTGAAAAAGAAGTTGCAGAATAAACTTTTAGCGGAGCGGAAAGCCATTCAGGAAATGCAGATTCAGCGTGAAAAGCAGAAGAAGATGCTGAAGCCCGAAGCTCTTGAAGAGATGGATCGTAAAATTCGTGAAAGAATGTTCCGTTTCAATGAAGATCAGAAAAAGGCTGAAGCCGAGCTGAAGGAAGAACAGAACAAGATGTCCGAGCCTGTGCTGACTCTTCTCGGAAAGGTTATTGATGAATATGGCAAAAAGAATGGCTACACCGCTATTTTTAACAAATTGCAGATGCCTTTTGTCGCCGATTCTGCGGATGTGACGCCCGAGATCATCAAGGAACTGAATAACGCCTGGAAAAACAAGAAGTAA
- the lpxD gene encoding UDP-3-O-(3-hydroxymyristoyl)glucosamine N-acyltransferase, whose amino-acid sequence MSQMLSSIAKQLGLEYTGNDIEITGVNTLEKACPGELSFLVNPKYSDLLATTQASCIITDSTHAASVECALVSSNVYMDLARVVKLFETPQGCLTKSSSLAYVHETARLAESAVIYPFAFIGPEASIGEGSVVFPGCYVGEGSVIGDDCILYPNVVIMGGVRIDDNVIVQPGAVIGADGYGYAQTPFGHMKIPQIGTVSIETNVEIGANTAVDRAALDVTRVGRGTKIDNLVQIGHNVQVGENCLLVGQVGIGGSTEIGDNVILGGQVGVADNVKIGSNTMAGAQSGISGVVPEGSKIGGSPSMPYSTFLKAMGVCAPKLPDLFKRMKKIEKQLANLQESMGDKNE is encoded by the coding sequence ATGTCCCAGATGCTAAGCTCGATTGCGAAGCAGTTGGGCCTTGAATACACTGGCAATGATATTGAAATCACCGGGGTGAACACGCTTGAAAAGGCGTGCCCCGGTGAACTCTCTTTTTTGGTCAACCCAAAGTATTCCGATCTGCTTGCAACCACCCAGGCCAGCTGCATCATCACTGACTCAACCCATGCAGCTAGTGTTGAATGTGCACTGGTAAGCAGTAATGTCTACATGGATCTTGCTCGTGTGGTGAAGCTTTTTGAAACACCGCAGGGATGCCTTACCAAGTCGAGCAGTTTGGCTTATGTTCACGAGACGGCACGTCTTGCAGAGAGTGCCGTTATTTATCCGTTTGCCTTTATCGGGCCCGAAGCGTCCATCGGTGAGGGGAGTGTTGTCTTTCCAGGATGTTACGTTGGCGAGGGTTCCGTAATTGGAGACGATTGCATCCTTTATCCCAATGTCGTGATCATGGGCGGCGTTCGCATTGACGACAACGTGATTGTGCAGCCAGGAGCGGTTATAGGTGCGGACGGATACGGTTACGCACAGACTCCGTTCGGACACATGAAGATCCCCCAGATCGGTACTGTCAGCATTGAAACCAATGTCGAGATCGGAGCCAATACCGCTGTGGACCGGGCCGCCTTAGATGTGACCCGTGTTGGCCGAGGCACTAAAATCGATAATCTTGTCCAGATTGGCCATAACGTTCAGGTTGGTGAAAATTGCCTGCTCGTGGGTCAGGTCGGCATTGGCGGCAGCACTGAGATTGGTGACAATGTTATTCTGGGCGGTCAGGTTGGCGTGGCCGATAACGTGAAGATCGGCTCTAACACCATGGCCGGGGCTCAGTCCGGCATATCGGGTGTTGTTCCCGAAGGCAGCAAGATCGGCGGAAGCCCCAGCATGCCTTACAGTACCTTTTTGAAAGCCATGGGTGTTTGCGCACCTAAATTGCCCGATTTGTTCAAGCGAATGAAGAAAATAGAGAAGCAGCTTGCCAACCTGCAAGAAAGCATGGGGGATAAGAATGAGTGA
- the fabZ gene encoding 3-hydroxyacyl-ACP dehydratase FabZ produces the protein MSEHVDVMDIRRILDMLPHRYPFLLVDRVLEFESGVRLKAYKNVTFNEGFFQGHFPGLPVMPGVLILEALAQAGGLFVMRTLDEPLGDRVFLFAGMNKVKFRKPVVPGDQLTLNVYYTKHKMNIWRMRGVAEVDGQVVAEGEFTASVANKGDM, from the coding sequence ATGAGTGAACATGTTGACGTGATGGATATCAGGCGCATCCTCGATATGCTGCCGCACCGTTATCCCTTTCTTCTTGTCGACAGGGTGCTGGAATTTGAATCCGGTGTGCGCCTCAAAGCTTACAAGAACGTTACTTTCAACGAAGGTTTTTTTCAGGGCCATTTCCCAGGTCTGCCTGTCATGCCGGGTGTTCTGATTCTCGAAGCTCTGGCTCAGGCCGGTGGACTTTTTGTTATGCGCACCCTGGATGAGCCCTTGGGGGACAGGGTTTTTCTGTTCGCGGGGATGAACAAGGTCAAGTTCAGGAAGCCGGTCGTACCTGGCGATCAGCTGACTCTCAATGTCTATTACACAAAACACAAAATGAATATATGGCGCATGCGCGGTGTGGCCGAAGTGGACGGCCAGGTCGTCGCCGAGGGTGAGTTCACTGCGTCCGTTGCCAATAAAGGGGACATGTAG
- the lpxA gene encoding acyl-ACP--UDP-N-acetylglucosamine O-acyltransferase has product MASNIHPTAIIDPKAELGTDVVIGPYCVVEANTRIGDKTILEPFSLIKEYTEMGANNHIHSHACIGGAPQHIAYKGEETWLRMGDGNSIRESVTIHRGTQQGHSETVVGSNCLFMAYAHVAHDCIIGDNVIMANSVNLAGHVEVGKRVIISGMSAVQQFVKIGDFAFLGGASGYKQDVPPYMLAHGVRGALYGPNLIGLRRNGFSSEACKALKKAYKIIFRSGLTKKDSLAQVETEFGSFPEVMNLVSFIRESKNGVTPAANKNGHDLD; this is encoded by the coding sequence GTGGCATCCAATATACATCCCACTGCGATTATTGATCCGAAGGCGGAACTGGGAACCGATGTGGTCATCGGTCCTTACTGCGTGGTTGAGGCAAATACCAGGATTGGCGACAAGACCATTCTGGAGCCCTTCTCGCTGATAAAAGAGTACACTGAGATGGGTGCCAACAACCACATCCATTCCCATGCCTGCATCGGTGGCGCACCGCAGCACATCGCCTACAAGGGCGAGGAAACCTGGTTGCGCATGGGCGACGGCAACAGCATCCGCGAAAGCGTGACCATTCACCGGGGGACCCAGCAGGGCCATTCCGAGACAGTGGTGGGTTCCAATTGCCTTTTCATGGCCTATGCGCACGTTGCCCATGATTGCATCATTGGCGACAATGTCATCATGGCCAACTCGGTGAACCTTGCCGGTCATGTGGAAGTTGGCAAACGCGTCATCATCAGCGGCATGTCCGCGGTGCAGCAGTTCGTCAAGATCGGCGATTTCGCTTTTCTTGGCGGCGCCAGCGGGTACAAGCAGGATGTTCCGCCTTACATGCTTGCCCACGGCGTCCGTGGAGCATTGTATGGACCGAATCTCATCGGCTTGCGTCGCAATGGATTTTCTTCCGAGGCCTGCAAGGCGCTCAAAAAAGCCTACAAGATCATATTCCGTTCCGGCTTGACCAAAAAGGATTCTCTTGCCCAGGTGGAAACCGAATTCGGTTCTTTCCCGGAAGTCATGAATCTTGTCTCCTTTATTCGCGAAAGCAAGAACGGAGTCACGCCCGCAGCCAACAAGAACGGGCACGATCTCGATTAG
- a CDS encoding LpxI family protein, giving the protein MSQLPATIGLIAGGRQFPVLVAQGVKAHGHRLVVAGFTGHSNMAVAEYADVWKELKLGKLNKLISYFRENGVERVIMAGTINKPKVMDVRHLDMRAMKLVFKRKDKGDSTLLSALAAEFESEGMTVAPAHELVPELLSPKGVLTSRNPDDRELEDIRFGWRLAKELGRMDIGQCIVVREGIVAAVEALEGTDETIRRGCHYGGKGAVVVKVFKPGQEERIDLPSIGVDTVRAMAAENGSCLAYEAGKSLFFDQEEAVRIADKAGISIIGLAQGDIE; this is encoded by the coding sequence ATGTCCCAGCTGCCAGCCACCATTGGACTTATTGCCGGCGGACGACAGTTTCCCGTGCTTGTGGCCCAGGGCGTCAAGGCCCATGGGCACAGGCTCGTGGTGGCCGGTTTTACCGGCCATTCCAATATGGCTGTGGCCGAATATGCGGATGTCTGGAAGGAACTCAAGCTGGGCAAGCTGAACAAACTGATCTCTTACTTCAGGGAAAACGGAGTGGAGCGGGTCATCATGGCCGGCACCATCAACAAGCCCAAGGTAATGGATGTTCGGCATCTGGACATGCGCGCCATGAAGTTGGTTTTCAAGCGCAAGGACAAGGGCGATTCAACCCTTCTCAGCGCATTGGCTGCGGAGTTCGAATCGGAAGGCATGACCGTGGCTCCTGCCCACGAGCTGGTCCCGGAACTGCTTTCCCCCAAAGGTGTGCTGACTTCCAGGAACCCCGATGATCGGGAGTTGGAGGACATACGTTTTGGCTGGAGGCTGGCTAAGGAATTGGGACGTATGGATATCGGTCAGTGCATTGTGGTGCGCGAAGGTATCGTGGCGGCCGTGGAGGCTCTGGAAGGGACCGACGAAACCATCAGGCGCGGCTGCCATTACGGCGGCAAGGGCGCGGTGGTGGTCAAGGTCTTCAAGCCGGGCCAGGAGGAACGTATAGACCTGCCCAGCATTGGCGTGGACACGGTCCGGGCCATGGCTGCGGAAAACGGATCCTGTCTCGCATATGAAGCCGGAAAAAGCCTGTTCTTTGACCAGGAGGAAGCTGTCAGAATCGCCGACAAGGCGGGTATCAGCATTATTGGCCTGGCGCAGGGTGATATCGAGTAG